Proteins co-encoded in one Polaromonas vacuolata genomic window:
- the murA gene encoding UDP-N-acetylglucosamine 1-carboxyvinyltransferase — protein MDKLLIRGGRQLAGTVTISGAKNAALPELCAALLTDEPVTLQNVPRLQDVSTMLKLIQNMGATAERCSDVPSSVILNAGPLSSPEAPYELVKTMRASVLALGPLLARFGQARVSLPGGCAIGSRPVDQHIKGMQAMGAQIVVEHGYMIATVPSTGAGRGRLKGCHITTDMVTVTGTENFLMAATLAEGETILENAAEEPEIFDLAEMLIKMGSKIEGHGSRRIRIEGVERLHGCTHQVVADRIEAGTFLCAVAAAGGDVVLQHGRAEHLDAVIEKLREAGAVITAGQGFIRVEASGRLKAQSFRTTEYPGFPTDMQAQFMALNAISLGASTVTETIFENRFMHVNEMVRLGAKIQVDGKIAVIEGVEKLSGAVVMATDLRASASLVIAGLVAEGETLVDRIYHLDRGYDQMETKLRAIGADIERLKA, from the coding sequence ATGGACAAGCTACTTATTCGGGGCGGCCGGCAACTCGCTGGAACCGTCACCATCTCAGGCGCTAAAAATGCGGCCCTGCCAGAACTTTGCGCCGCCTTGCTCACCGACGAGCCAGTCACGCTGCAAAACGTGCCGCGTCTGCAAGACGTCAGCACCATGCTCAAGTTGATACAAAACATGGGTGCGACGGCAGAGCGCTGCAGCGATGTGCCCAGCAGCGTGATCCTTAACGCCGGCCCGCTTAGTTCGCCCGAAGCGCCTTACGAGTTGGTTAAAACCATGCGCGCCTCGGTGCTGGCATTGGGTCCTTTGCTTGCGCGCTTTGGCCAAGCTCGGGTGTCGCTGCCCGGTGGTTGTGCGATTGGCTCGCGGCCGGTGGACCAACACATCAAAGGCATGCAGGCCATGGGCGCGCAAATCGTTGTCGAGCACGGCTACATGATTGCCACAGTGCCGAGTACAGGCGCAGGACGCGGCAGACTCAAGGGCTGTCACATCACCACCGATATGGTTACCGTGACTGGCACTGAAAACTTTCTCATGGCCGCCACTTTGGCCGAAGGCGAGACGATTCTAGAGAACGCCGCTGAGGAGCCCGAGATATTTGATTTGGCTGAAATGCTGATTAAGATGGGCTCAAAAATCGAAGGTCATGGTAGCCGGCGCATACGCATAGAAGGCGTTGAACGTCTGCATGGCTGCACCCACCAAGTGGTGGCTGACCGCATAGAGGCGGGCACATTTTTATGCGCGGTAGCCGCTGCTGGCGGCGATGTGGTTCTTCAGCACGGACGCGCCGAGCATCTCGATGCGGTGATTGAAAAGCTGCGTGAAGCTGGCGCTGTCATCACCGCAGGCCAAGGTTTTATCCGCGTAGAGGCCAGTGGCAGACTCAAAGCCCAATCCTTTCGCACGACTGAGTACCCCGGGTTTCCCACCGACATGCAGGCCCAGTTCATGGCACTCAATGCTATTTCTCTGGGTGCTAGTACGGTGACGGAAACAATTTTTGAAAACCGATTCATGCACGTCAACGAGATGGTGCGGCTGGGTGCAAAAATTCAAGTCGACGGCAAAATTGCTGTGATTGAAGGCGTAGAAAAGCTCTCAGGCGCGGTCGTCATGGCGACTGATTTACGCGCTTCCGCTAGTTTGGTGATTGCCGGTTTAGTTGCCGAAGGCGAGACCTTGGTTGACCGCATCTACCACCTCGACCGTGGCTACGATCAGATGGAAACCAAGCTGCGCGCCATAGGCGCCGATATAGAAAGACTCAAAGCATGA
- a CDS encoding BolA family protein: MTPEELQTIISTGLACEHIELSGDGQHWYATIVSSAFEGQRPIQRHQKVYATLGARMHTNEVHALSMKTFTPAEWAKQS, from the coding sequence ATGACTCCTGAAGAACTGCAAACCATCATCTCCACCGGCTTGGCCTGTGAGCACATCGAACTGTCCGGTGACGGCCAACACTGGTATGCCACCATAGTGTCTAGCGCTTTTGAGGGCCAGCGCCCAATCCAGCGCCATCAAAAAGTCTACGCCACGCTGGGTGCACGCATGCACACCAACGAAGTGCATGCCCTGTCCATGAAAACTTTTACCCCTGCTGAGTGGGCTAAGCAGTCTTGA
- a CDS encoding ABC transporter permease produces the protein MIGFQTLLNKEILRFWKILFQTVGAPVLTAVMYMLIFGHVLKGRVMVYDQIEYTAFLVPGLVMMSVLQNAFANSSSSLVQSKIMGSLVFVLLSPLSHWHWFFAYVGSAVARGLMVGAGVFAVTYYFGQPSFVWPVWIIVFAVLGAAMLGALGVVAGLWSEKFDQMAVFQNFVIMPMTFLSGVFYSIKSLPPFWLALSHLNPFFYMIDGFRYGFFGISDVSPWLSLSIVSAALAVVSAIAVNMLRTGYKIRN, from the coding sequence ATGATTGGTTTTCAGACGCTCTTGAACAAAGAGATTTTGCGGTTTTGGAAGATACTTTTTCAAACCGTGGGCGCACCAGTACTGACTGCTGTAATGTATATGCTGATCTTCGGCCACGTACTCAAGGGTCGCGTAATGGTTTACGACCAGATCGAATACACCGCCTTTTTAGTGCCTGGTTTGGTGATGATGAGTGTGTTGCAAAATGCCTTTGCTAACAGTTCTTCGTCTCTAGTGCAGAGCAAAATTATGGGCAGCTTGGTGTTTGTGCTGCTTTCGCCGCTGTCGCATTGGCATTGGTTTTTTGCCTATGTAGGCTCGGCAGTAGCACGTGGACTGATGGTGGGTGCTGGTGTCTTTGCTGTGACTTATTATTTCGGCCAGCCTAGCTTTGTTTGGCCGGTATGGATTATTGTCTTCGCCGTTCTAGGTGCAGCCATGTTGGGCGCGCTAGGCGTGGTGGCTGGTCTGTGGTCTGAAAAGTTCGATCAGATGGCGGTGTTTCAGAATTTTGTGATCATGCCAATGACCTTTTTGAGTGGCGTGTTCTACTCAATCAAGTCTTTGCCACCGTTTTGGCTAGCCCTTAGTCATCTGAATCCTTTTTTCTACATGATCGACGGCTTTCGTTACGGCTTTTTTGGCATTAGCGATGTCTCTCCTTGGCTTAGCTTGAGCATTGTTTCAGCCGCCTTGGCAGTGGTCAGCGCTATCGCAGTAAATATGCTGCGTACTGGCTACAAAATTCGCAACTGA
- a CDS encoding ABC transporter ATP-binding protein, which translates to MPAISFKSVSKTYSTSKKQTGPLVRALDEVSFDIQPGEFFGLLGPNGAGKTSLISILAGLSRATSGSVHVHGSDVLTDFADARRKLGVVPQELVFDPFFSVREALRIQSGYFGIKKNDAWIDELLENLGLADKANANMRQLSGGMKRRVLVAQALVHKPRVIVLDEPTAGVDVELRQTLWQFIARLNKEGSTVLLTTHYLEEAEALCSRIAMLKQGRVVALALTSDLLASSNSNVLRFKIDKDLPAELAAKARITGRIVQFPAQNANDIEQYLAAVRQAGLVAEDIEIRKADLEDVFLEVMAKNVTHSEVLA; encoded by the coding sequence ATGCCAGCTATCTCATTTAAATCCGTCTCCAAAACCTACTCAACTTCTAAAAAGCAAACCGGGCCTTTAGTCCGCGCGCTAGACGAAGTGAGCTTTGACATCCAACCCGGAGAATTCTTCGGTCTGCTCGGTCCTAACGGCGCAGGCAAGACTTCTTTAATCAGCATTCTTGCTGGTTTGTCGCGCGCCACTAGCGGCAGTGTTCATGTGCACGGCAGCGATGTACTGACTGATTTCGCCGATGCCAGACGCAAACTAGGTGTGGTACCGCAGGAGCTGGTGTTCGATCCCTTTTTCTCCGTGCGCGAGGCCTTGCGAATTCAATCTGGTTATTTCGGTATCAAAAAAAATGATGCATGGATTGATGAATTATTGGAGAACCTCGGGTTGGCTGATAAAGCCAATGCCAATATGCGTCAACTATCGGGCGGCATGAAGCGCCGCGTTTTGGTGGCCCAAGCCTTGGTTCACAAACCACGCGTCATTGTGCTGGACGAACCCACTGCTGGCGTAGACGTGGAATTGCGCCAGACTCTTTGGCAGTTTATTGCCAGACTCAATAAAGAAGGCAGCACCGTGCTGCTGACCACGCACTACCTCGAAGAAGCTGAGGCCTTGTGCAGCCGCATCGCCATGCTCAAGCAGGGTAGGGTGGTGGCTTTAGCGCTGACTTCAGATCTGCTTGCGTCGTCCAATTCCAATGTGCTGCGTTTTAAAATTGACAAGGACTTGCCAGCAGAATTGGCTGCTAAAGCCCGTATCACTGGCCGTATCGTGCAGTTTCCAGCGCAAAACGCTAACGACATCGAGCAGTATTTAGCGGCGGTGCGCCAAGCTGGCTTGGTTGCCGAAGATATAGAAATACGCAAGGCGGATTTAGAAGATGTCTTTCTTGAAGTCATGGCCAAAAACGTGACCCACTCAGAGGTGTTGGCATGA
- a CDS encoding STAS domain-containing protein, whose protein sequence is MLILPDLLTHNAAADFAAGLTVLVAQQPAQVLADAGALKTFDSSALAVLLACRREALNAGKTFAVRGLPPQLRQLSSLYGVEKLLPEAA, encoded by the coding sequence ATGCTTATCCTGCCCGACTTGCTCACCCATAACGCTGCGGCTGACTTTGCTGCTGGCCTAACTGTCTTGGTTGCGCAGCAGCCAGCTCAAGTGCTGGCTGACGCGGGCGCGCTAAAGACTTTTGATTCCTCGGCGCTGGCTGTGTTACTGGCCTGCCGGCGCGAGGCACTGAACGCGGGTAAAACATTTGCTGTGCGCGGTTTGCCGCCTCAGTTACGTCAGCTGTCTAGCCTCTATGGTGTTGAAAAACTACTGCCTGAAGCGGCTTGA
- a CDS encoding MlaC/ttg2D family ABC transporter substrate-binding protein, whose protein sequence is MNRRTLGRLVSLSLGIALLASAPFARAADEAPDALIKRLSTDVLETVKADKSAQAGDMSRIIALVDSKVMPSVDFTRMTASAVGRSWREATPAQQKSLQQEFKTLLVRTYSGALSQVKDQSIDVKPLRVVAGDSELIVRTEVLGRGDPVQLDYRMEKTPTGWKIYDLNVLGVWLVSTYRTQFAREISNNGIDGLIAALVARNKTNTAK, encoded by the coding sequence ATGAACCGTAGAACCCTAGGCCGCTTGGTCAGCCTCTCGTTAGGCATTGCATTACTTGCTAGCGCTCCGTTTGCACGAGCCGCTGACGAAGCGCCTGATGCCCTGATCAAACGTCTCTCCACAGACGTGCTGGAAACTGTTAAGGCTGACAAGTCTGCTCAGGCCGGTGACATGAGCCGCATCATTGCGCTGGTCGATAGCAAGGTTATGCCCAGCGTAGACTTCACACGTATGACGGCTTCAGCCGTAGGCCGCAGCTGGCGTGAGGCTACGCCCGCCCAACAAAAGAGCTTGCAACAAGAGTTCAAGACGCTGCTGGTGCGTACTTATTCCGGCGCGCTGTCGCAAGTCAAAGACCAGAGTATTGACGTCAAACCTTTGCGTGTTGTCGCGGGCGACTCTGAGCTGATCGTGCGTACCGAAGTGCTAGGCCGGGGTGACCCGGTACAACTTGACTACCGCATGGAGAAAACTCCAACCGGCTGGAAAATTTATGACCTCAATGTGCTTGGTGTCTGGCTGGTGTCAACCTACCGCACCCAGTTTGCACGTGAGATCAGCAACAACGGCATAGACGGCTTGATCGCTGCCTTGGTTGCCCGCAATAAGACCAATACGGCCAAATAA
- a CDS encoding VacJ family lipoprotein — translation MTTRLTFKKIITGASFALALVLVQGCATAPATSTEAVRQIDPLEPFNRAVFKFNDGLDQAVIKPVAVAYTEVTPTMVRKGVTNFFGNINDIWSLVNNLLQAKGVAATDTLFRVSVNTFWGIGGLFDVASEMQIPKHSADFGMTLGYYGMASGPYLVLPLLGPSTIRDAFGRAVDSQGDVAGNLNDVALRNSLTGVRVVNLRSRFLDAGDALEQAALDKYSFTRDIYLQRRKSLIGREQPVVEERFDLPAPATTSPAAQ, via the coding sequence ATGACGACACGACTCACCTTTAAAAAAATCATCACGGGCGCTAGCTTCGCCCTCGCTTTGGTCTTAGTGCAGGGCTGTGCAACAGCACCCGCCACATCCACGGAGGCGGTGCGCCAGATCGATCCGCTAGAGCCCTTTAACCGCGCAGTGTTCAAGTTCAATGATGGACTTGATCAGGCCGTTATTAAGCCAGTGGCGGTGGCTTACACCGAAGTCACACCGACCATGGTGCGTAAGGGTGTGACAAACTTTTTTGGCAATATCAATGACATATGGTCATTGGTCAATAATTTGCTGCAAGCCAAAGGCGTTGCAGCGACGGACACCTTGTTTCGGGTCTCAGTCAATACCTTTTGGGGTATTGGCGGGCTGTTTGACGTGGCCAGTGAGATGCAAATACCCAAGCATTCCGCAGACTTCGGTATGACGCTAGGCTATTACGGCATGGCTTCGGGTCCCTATCTGGTGCTGCCTCTTTTAGGCCCCTCGACGATTCGTGATGCCTTTGGCCGTGCCGTCGACAGTCAAGGCGATGTTGCCGGCAACCTCAATGATGTGGCGCTGCGCAATTCGCTGACTGGGGTTCGTGTGGTGAATTTGCGTTCCCGTTTTCTCGATGCGGGCGATGCGCTGGAACAAGCTGCCTTGGATAAATATAGTTTCACCCGCGACATTTACCTGCAACGCCGCAAAAGCCTAATTGGCCGAGAGCAGCCAGTCGTCGAGGAGCGCTTTGACTTACCCGCACCAGCCACTACTTCGCCTGCGGCGCAGTAA
- the mlaD gene encoding outer membrane lipid asymmetry maintenance protein MlaD codes for MQRSKNDLWVGLFVVIGGLAILFLALKSANLLTLNFNSAYQVSARFDNIGALKPRAAVKSGGVVVGRVESISFDDKRYQASVNLSMDSHYAFPKDSSLKILTSGLLGEQYVGIEAGFDPKTLVAGDVITQTQSALVLETLISQFLFSKAADSGNKTEATTPSASAEKK; via the coding sequence ATGCAACGCTCCAAAAATGATCTTTGGGTTGGTCTGTTCGTCGTCATCGGTGGCTTGGCCATCTTGTTTCTAGCGCTCAAGTCGGCCAACTTACTCACACTCAATTTCAACAGCGCCTACCAGGTCAGCGCCAGATTTGACAATATAGGTGCACTTAAGCCGCGTGCTGCTGTTAAAAGTGGTGGTGTGGTGGTTGGCAGGGTTGAAAGTATTTCTTTTGACGATAAGCGCTATCAGGCCAGTGTCAATCTGTCCATGGATAGCCATTACGCATTTCCCAAAGACAGTTCGCTCAAAATCCTCACCAGTGGCCTGCTCGGTGAGCAGTATGTAGGCATTGAGGCCGGCTTTGATCCTAAGACCCTCGTCGCCGGCGACGTGATTACTCAGACCCAGTCAGCCTTAGTGCTTGAGACTTTGATTAGCCAGTTCCTTTTTAGTAAAGCGGCAGACAGTGGCAACAAGACAGAGGCCACCACGCCATCAGCCAGTGCAGAGAAAAAATGA
- the mlaE gene encoding lipid asymmetry maintenance ABC transporter permease subunit MlaE: protein MKEPRASTGVAGLISNLGFSVRGQLAGLGHAMRLLMRLLVISAVTLKRFSLVRDQIFFLGNYSLAIISVSGLFVGFVLGLQGYYTLQRYGSSSALGLLVALSLVRELGPVITALLFAGRAGTALTAEIGLMKAGEQLSAMEMMAVDPVQRVLGPRFWGGLIAMPLLAAVFSAVGILGGWLVGVVMIGIDPGSFWSQMQSGVDVWRDVGNGVLKSMVFGLTVTFVALYQGFEAQPTPEGVSRATTRTVVVSSLSVLALDFLLTALMFSI, encoded by the coding sequence ATGAAAGAGCCTCGCGCAAGCACGGGTGTTGCCGGCTTGATTTCAAACCTAGGCTTTTCTGTGCGTGGCCAGCTCGCCGGTCTTGGCCATGCTATGCGCCTGTTGATGCGCTTACTGGTCATTAGCGCTGTAACGCTCAAGCGCTTTAGCTTGGTGCGCGATCAAATTTTCTTTTTGGGCAACTACTCGCTCGCCATCATCTCGGTGTCAGGATTGTTTGTTGGTTTTGTACTCGGGCTGCAGGGCTATTACACGCTGCAGCGTTACGGTTCATCTTCGGCACTTGGCTTGCTGGTAGCGCTTAGCTTAGTCAGAGAACTTGGCCCGGTAATCACCGCGCTGTTGTTTGCTGGCCGGGCTGGCACTGCGCTGACGGCAGAGATAGGTTTGATGAAGGCTGGTGAGCAACTCTCGGCGATGGAGATGATGGCGGTAGACCCGGTGCAGCGTGTGCTTGGACCGCGGTTTTGGGGTGGCTTGATTGCCATGCCACTGCTCGCTGCAGTGTTTAGCGCCGTCGGTATATTGGGTGGCTGGCTAGTCGGTGTGGTGATGATTGGTATTGACCCGGGCTCGTTTTGGAGTCAGATGCAGTCCGGTGTGGATGTCTGGCGCGATGTTGGTAACGGCGTTCTCAAAAGTATGGTGTTTGGCTTGACCGTGACCTTTGTGGCGCTGTATCAGGGCTTTGAAGCTCAGCCCACGCCAGAAGGCGTGTCGCGCGCCACCACCCGTACCGTGGTGGTGTCCTCGCTGTCCGTGCTGGCGCTGGACTTTTTACTCACCGCCTTGATGTTCAGTATTTGA
- a CDS encoding ABC transporter ATP-binding protein — translation MHDPVASSLIEFKDVSFSYPASKGDRMILSRVSLSIPKGKVTALMGASGGGKTTVLRLIGGQQKANSGQVFFDGKDVGKMDAAGLHSARRRMGMLFQFGALFTDLSVFDNVAFPLREHTHLSQDLIRDIVLMKLNAVGLRGARDLMPSEISGGMARRVALARAISLDPELIMYDEPFAGLDPISLGTAAKLIRELNDTLGITSIVVSHDLEETFRIADKVIILANGGIAAEGTPDEVRQSKDPMVHQFVNALAEGPVQFHYPGPDVEDDFGNLTRKGQS, via the coding sequence ATGCATGACCCCGTTGCCTCTTCGCTGATTGAATTTAAGGATGTGAGTTTTTCGTATCCTGCATCAAAGGGCGACCGTATGATTCTCAGCCGCGTCAGTTTGAGCATTCCAAAGGGTAAGGTCACAGCATTAATGGGTGCTTCGGGCGGCGGTAAAACGACAGTGTTGCGCCTAATCGGCGGGCAACAAAAGGCCAACAGTGGCCAGGTTTTTTTTGACGGTAAAGATGTCGGCAAGATGGATGCCGCCGGCCTACATTCAGCCCGGCGCCGCATGGGCATGCTGTTCCAGTTTGGCGCTTTATTCACTGATTTGAGTGTTTTTGATAATGTGGCTTTCCCGCTGCGTGAACACACTCACTTGAGCCAGGATTTGATACGCGATATTGTGCTTATGAAGCTCAACGCGGTTGGCTTACGTGGTGCGCGTGACCTCATGCCTAGCGAGATTTCGGGCGGCATGGCTAGGCGGGTCGCCCTCGCGCGAGCCATCTCACTCGATCCCGAACTCATCATGTATGACGAGCCCTTTGCCGGCTTAGATCCGATCTCACTGGGCACTGCCGCCAAACTCATTCGTGAGCTCAATGACACGCTAGGCATCACCAGTATTGTGGTGTCGCATGATCTTGAGGAAACTTTTCGAATTGCCGATAAGGTCATTATTTTGGCCAACGGTGGCATTGCTGCAGAGGGCACGCCCGACGAAGTTCGTCAGTCGAAAGATCCAATGGTGCACCAGTTTGTCAACGCATTGGCGGAAGGTCCGGTGCAGTTTCATTACCCGGGGCCAGATGTTGAAGATGATTTCGGGAATTTGACTCGTAAAGGCCAGTCATGA
- a CDS encoding glutamate synthase subunit beta translates to MGKITGFMDFERVEEGYKPVTERLKNYKEFVIGLDDTQAKQQSARCMDCGTPFCNSGCPVNNVIPDFNDMVFRADWKSAIQTLHSTNNFPEFTGRICPAPCEAACTLNVSDLPVGIKSIEHAIIDRAWAEGWVQPELPKHKTGKKVAVVGSGPAGMAAAQQLARVGHDVTLFEKNDRVGGLLRYGIPDFKMEKIHIDRRVTQMQAEGVVFRTGVMVGKLGKDSKVTNWAKETITPEQLQKDFDAVILTGGAEQSRDLPVPGRDLDGVHFAMEFLPSQNKVNAGDKVKGQIRAEGKHVIVIGGGDTGSDCVGTSNRHGAASVTQFELMPEPPAEENRPMTWPYWPIKLRTSSSHQEGCEREFAISTKALLGEKGKVTGLTTVRVEWVDGKMVEVAGSEQTLKADLVLLAMGFVSPVASVLESFGIEKDGRGNAKASTDFIGGYTTNVAKVFVAGDIRRGQSLVVWAIREGRQSARAVDEFLMGFSDLPR, encoded by the coding sequence ATGGGAAAAATCACCGGCTTCATGGATTTTGAGCGCGTAGAGGAGGGCTATAAGCCCGTCACCGAGCGCTTAAAAAACTACAAAGAATTCGTCATAGGCTTAGACGACACACAGGCTAAACAGCAGTCCGCGCGCTGCATGGATTGCGGCACGCCGTTTTGTAACAGCGGCTGCCCGGTCAACAATGTGATTCCGGACTTTAACGACATGGTGTTTCGTGCTGATTGGAAAAGTGCCATCCAAACCCTGCACAGCACGAATAATTTCCCGGAGTTCACTGGCCGCATTTGTCCTGCGCCATGTGAAGCGGCTTGCACACTCAATGTGAGCGATTTGCCGGTGGGCATCAAATCGATTGAACACGCCATCATTGACCGCGCCTGGGCCGAGGGCTGGGTGCAACCAGAGCTGCCCAAGCATAAGACCGGTAAAAAAGTGGCGGTAGTCGGCTCCGGCCCAGCCGGTATGGCCGCGGCACAGCAGCTGGCACGCGTTGGCCACGATGTCACATTGTTCGAGAAAAACGACCGTGTGGGCGGCTTGCTGCGTTACGGCATACCCGACTTCAAGATGGAGAAAATCCATATCGATAGGCGTGTCACGCAGATGCAAGCTGAAGGCGTGGTGTTTCGCACTGGCGTGATGGTTGGCAAGCTGGGGAAAGATTCCAAGGTCACCAACTGGGCTAAGGAAACTATTACTCCAGAGCAATTGCAAAAAGATTTCGATGCTGTGATTTTGACCGGTGGCGCGGAGCAATCGCGCGACTTGCCGGTGCCGGGTCGTGACCTCGATGGCGTGCATTTTGCGATGGAATTTTTGCCATCCCAAAACAAGGTCAACGCGGGCGACAAGGTCAAAGGCCAGATACGTGCCGAAGGCAAGCACGTGATTGTTATTGGTGGTGGTGACACCGGTTCGGATTGCGTCGGCACCAGCAACCGCCACGGTGCGGCTAGCGTGACTCAGTTTGAATTAATGCCAGAGCCACCAGCCGAAGAAAATCGCCCTATGACCTGGCCTTACTGGCCGATCAAGTTGCGCACATCTTCGTCACACCAAGAGGGTTGCGAGCGCGAGTTCGCGATCTCAACCAAGGCTTTGCTGGGTGAAAAAGGCAAAGTCACAGGCCTGACCACGGTGCGAGTGGAATGGGTGGACGGCAAGATGGTTGAAGTCGCGGGTTCTGAGCAGACTCTCAAGGCCGATTTGGTGTTGCTGGCCATGGGTTTTGTCTCACCCGTTGCTTCCGTGTTGGAGTCTTTTGGAATTGAAAAAGATGGCCGCGGCAACGCTAAAGCTAGCACCGACTTTATAGGCGGCTACACCACTAACGTGGCTAAAGTTTTTGTCGCTGGTGATATCCGTCGTGGCCAAAGTCTGGTGGTTTGGGCGATTCGTGAAGGCCGCCAATCCGCCCGTGCAGTCGATGAGTTCCTGATGGGCTTTAGCGACTTGCCACGCTAA